A genomic region of Ammospiza nelsoni isolate bAmmNel1 chromosome 3, bAmmNel1.pri, whole genome shotgun sequence contains the following coding sequences:
- the PROKR1 gene encoding prokineticin receptor 1, translated as MAMEQTERNLNATAHLNFASVYNIHNGDFTSLRNFSFPFNFTYSDYDLPLDSEDDMTKTRTFFTAKIVIAVALVGIMLVCGIGNFIFIAALARYKKLRNLTNLLIANLAISDFIVAIVCCPFEMDYYVVQQLSWEHGHVLCASVNYLRTVSLYVSTNALLAIAVDRYLAIVHPLKPRMNYQTATVLIALVWVISILLAIPSAYFATETVLFIVKNQKKFFCGQIWPVDQQMYYKSYFLFIFGIEFVAPVITMTLCYARISQELWFKTVPGFQTKQIRKRLQCRRKTVMVLMCILTAYVLCWAPLYGLTIVRDFFPTLLVKEKHYLTAFYIVRCIAMSNSMINTMCFVTVKNNTMKYFKKIMLLRWRSTYKGSKSSIDLDLRTSAITEEVDCIKLQ; from the exons ATGGCCATGGAGCAAACTGAACGCAACCTAAATGCTACCGCCCACCTCAATTTTGCTTCAGTCTACAACATCCATAATGGGGATTTCACCTCTTTGAGAaacttctctttccctttcaaTTTCACCTACAGTGATTATGACCTGCCGCTGGACAGTGAAGATGACATGACCAAAACCCGCACCTTCTTCACAGCCAAGATAGTTATCGCGGTTGCTCTGGTTGGCATCATGCTGGTTTGTGGCATTGGCAACTTCATCTTCATTGCTGCTCTTGCCCGCTACAAGAAGCTGCGGAACCTCACCAACCTGCTGATTGCCAACCTGGCCATCTCAGACTTCATCGTGGCTATTGTGTGCTGCCCCTTTGAGATGGACTACTACGTGGTGCAGCAGCTGTCCTGGGAGCACGGCCATGTCCTCTGCGCCTCAGTCAACTACCTACGAACTGTCTCCCTCTATGTTTCGACCAATGCTCTCCTGGCTATAGCTGTTGACAG GTATTTGGCCATTGTTCACCCACTGAAACCACGCATGAATTATCAAACAGCAACTGTCCTCATTGCCTTGGTCTGGGTCATCTCCATACTTCTAGCTATTCCATCTGCATACTTTGCTACTGAAACTGTGTTGTTTATAGttaaaaaccagaagaaatttttctgtgGCCAAATTTGGCCAGTTGACCAGCAGATGTACTATAAATCATACTTTCTCTTCATCTTTGGCATTGAATTTGTAGCACCTGTGATTACAATGACCTTGTGTTACGCCAGGATCTCTCAGGAGCTTTGGTTTAAAACTGTCCCAGGATTTCAgacaaaacaaatcagaaagAGGCTTCAGTGCAGAAGGAAAACTGTTATGGTACTAATGTGCATTCTGACTGCCTATGTTCTCTGCTGGGCACCTCTCTATGGTCTCACAATTGTCCGGGACTTCTTCCCCACCCTTTTGGTGAAAGAGAAGCATTATCTTACTGCCTTTTACATAGTCAGGTGCATCGCTATGAGTAACAGCATGATAAACACCATGTGTTTTGTAACCGTGAAAAACAACACTATGAAGTACTTCAAGAAGATCATGCTACTCAGATGGAGATCAACGTATAAGGGAAGCAAATCTAGCATAGATTTGGACCTGAGAACAAGTGCAATCACAGAGGAAGTAGACTGCATAAAATTACAATAA